The following are from one region of the Cloacibacterium normanense genome:
- the fabG gene encoding 3-oxoacyl-[acyl-carrier-protein] reductase, translating into MKLLEGKVALITGGTRGIGKGIVEVFAAQGAKVAFTYAGSVEKAQELEKSLSSVTQIKGYQSDASDHEAAQKLVDDVMAEFGKIDILINNAGITRDNLMLRMSKEDWDTIIKVNLDSVFNLTKAVIKPMMKARSGSIINMTSVVGVKGNAGQANYAASKAGVIGFTKSVALELGSRNIRCNAIAPGFIETEMTAVLDEKTVQGWRDAIPLKRGGTPEDVANACVFFGSEMSAYVTGQVMNVDGGMLT; encoded by the coding sequence ATGAAACTACTTGAAGGAAAGGTGGCTCTTATCACAGGAGGAACTCGCGGAATCGGAAAAGGAATTGTAGAAGTTTTTGCAGCACAAGGTGCGAAAGTGGCTTTTACTTATGCAGGTTCTGTAGAAAAAGCACAGGAATTAGAAAAATCATTAAGTTCTGTTACCCAAATCAAAGGTTATCAATCAGATGCTTCAGACCATGAAGCAGCTCAGAAATTGGTAGATGATGTAATGGCAGAATTTGGAAAAATCGATATTTTAATCAATAACGCCGGAATTACCAGAGATAATTTAATGCTCAGAATGTCAAAAGAAGATTGGGACACCATTATCAAAGTAAATCTAGATTCTGTTTTCAACTTGACAAAAGCGGTAATTAAACCTATGATGAAAGCAAGAAGCGGTTCTATTATTAACATGACTTCTGTAGTTGGGGTAAAAGGAAACGCAGGACAAGCGAATTATGCGGCTTCTAAAGCTGGGGTAATTGGTTTTACAAAATCTGTAGCTTTGGAATTGGGTTCTAGAAATATCAGATGTAATGCAATTGCGCCCGGATTTATAGAAACTGAAATGACGGCTGTTTTAGACGAGAAAACCGTACAAGGTTGGAGAGATGCTATTCCTTTAAAACGTGGCGGAACTCCAGAAGATGTAGCCAATGCATGTGTATTCTTCGGAAGCGAAATGTCTGCTTATGTTACAGGTCAAGTCATGAATGTAGATGGTGGAATGCTTACTTAA
- a CDS encoding thymidine kinase encodes MFLENTINHAKQSGWMEVICGSMFSGKTEELIRRLRRAEMAGQKVEIFKPKIDTRYDEEEVVSHNHNKIRSTPVESSNEILLLGSTCDVVGIDEAQFFDDGIVEVANQLANNGIRVVIAGLDMDFLGRPFGPMPFLMATAEYVTKVHAICKTTGNLANYSMRTSSSKDLVQLGETDSYEAVSRRIFIDEVLNKK; translated from the coding sequence ATGTTTTTAGAAAATACAATAAACCACGCAAAACAAAGTGGATGGATGGAAGTAATTTGTGGCTCAATGTTTTCGGGGAAAACCGAAGAACTGATTCGCAGATTGCGCAGAGCTGAAATGGCTGGACAAAAAGTAGAAATTTTCAAACCGAAAATAGATACTCGCTATGATGAGGAAGAAGTTGTTTCTCATAATCACAACAAAATTAGAAGTACTCCTGTAGAAAGTTCAAACGAAATTTTACTCCTGGGTTCTACTTGTGATGTGGTAGGAATAGATGAAGCACAGTTTTTCGATGATGGAATTGTAGAAGTAGCTAATCAATTGGCTAATAACGGAATACGAGTAGTAATTGCCGGTCTAGATATGGATTTCTTAGGAAGACCTTTCGGACCGATGCCTTTTTTAATGGCAACCGCAGAATACGTGACAAAAGTACACGCGATTTGTAAAACCACAGGAAACTTGGCCAACTATTCTATGAGAACTTCTAGCAGCAAAGACTTGGTACAACTTGGGGAAACCGATAGTTACGAAGCCGTAAGCAGAAGAATTTTTATAGACGAAGTTTTGAATAAAAAATAA
- a CDS encoding N-6 DNA methylase: protein MNSLFDIELSKEDNLLKRFEEIHDYIYANDGLSPQQTLEEFVKILFIKIFDENEKLKQFSVSSEEWNDIKSGKSVSSFYDRITALFDKTQKEYKDIFDTDDRIKLSQNALGFTVNKLQGISLLGSSQDAKGLAFQKFLSHHEKDGRGQFFTPEPVIDFCVSMMQPKPNETIIDPACGSGGFLMSALKYIQDNNPKLDTSKVVSQNIFGLDINRSIARIAKMKLLLEANGKTNILCTNSLEDLDSIKLSLGQKNGFDLVLTNPPFGAKITQSSVLSKFDLGHKWGNKSNEFYQTKTVYANQNAEILFIERCLQLLKEGGRMAIVLPNGNFENPSLDYLRYYIKQKAKVLAIVNLPQETFIPFGTGVKTSLLFLEKDTKNEEKHYPIFFGRITKLGYQGNKNGTPIYQKDKYGQIIKDENKQPILDEDFSATIENYKAFLKGKKIETQNSFSIQFNELNGRFDYDFYSPENRKLFSNLTNFKTVRLGDICEIVKTKSRKLKDPNLIVEYVELSDINTHSYEIINSTTSQVHELPSRASYEIEQGDIITAIAGNSVGTRKHATALVTEDLAGSICTNGFRVFRNFKIDSYYLLYYLKSEMFLKQMFMYRTGAAIPNVSDTDLANIIIHLPEQKTIDDISNKMKKAFELRQASKQQIESIELEFA from the coding sequence ATGAATTCTTTATTTGACATAGAACTTTCCAAAGAAGACAACCTTTTAAAAAGGTTTGAGGAAATTCACGACTATATTTATGCCAATGACGGCTTATCACCACAACAAACTTTGGAAGAGTTTGTAAAAATTTTGTTCATCAAAATTTTTGACGAAAACGAAAAACTGAAACAGTTTTCCGTTTCTTCTGAAGAATGGAACGATATAAAATCGGGTAAAAGCGTCTCTTCATTTTACGACCGAATAACTGCGTTATTTGATAAAACACAAAAAGAATATAAAGATATTTTTGATACGGACGACCGTATAAAATTAAGTCAAAACGCACTTGGTTTTACAGTCAATAAATTACAGGGAATTTCACTACTTGGTTCTTCACAAGACGCAAAAGGTTTGGCATTTCAAAAGTTTTTATCACACCACGAAAAAGACGGACGAGGACAATTTTTCACGCCAGAACCTGTCATTGACTTTTGCGTTTCAATGATGCAACCAAAACCAAACGAAACAATCATTGACCCAGCTTGTGGAAGTGGTGGTTTTTTGATGTCGGCTTTGAAATATATACAAGACAACAACCCTAAATTAGACACATCAAAAGTTGTTTCGCAAAACATTTTCGGTTTGGACATCAACAGAAGTATTGCCCGAATTGCCAAAATGAAATTGCTTTTGGAAGCCAACGGAAAAACAAACATTCTTTGCACTAATTCGTTAGAAGATTTAGACAGTATTAAACTTTCATTAGGTCAAAAAAATGGTTTTGATTTGGTTTTGACTAATCCGCCTTTTGGTGCAAAAATCACTCAATCATCTGTTTTGTCAAAGTTCGATTTGGGACATAAATGGGGGAACAAAAGCAATGAATTTTACCAAACAAAAACTGTTTACGCAAACCAAAATGCTGAAATTCTTTTTATTGAGCGTTGTTTGCAACTTTTGAAAGAAGGCGGAAGAATGGCAATCGTTTTACCAAACGGAAATTTTGAAAATCCGTCATTGGATTATTTACGTTATTACATCAAACAAAAAGCAAAAGTTTTAGCTATTGTAAACTTACCACAAGAAACCTTTATTCCATTTGGAACAGGTGTAAAAACATCGTTATTGTTTTTGGAAAAAGATACTAAAAACGAAGAAAAACATTATCCGATTTTCTTCGGTAGAATTACAAAATTAGGTTATCAAGGAAACAAAAATGGAACGCCAATTTATCAGAAAGATAAATACGGACAAATTATAAAAGATGAAAACAAACAACCGATTTTGGATGAAGATTTTTCGGCTACAATCGAAAACTATAAAGCATTTCTAAAAGGCAAAAAAATTGAAACACAAAACTCTTTTTCCATTCAATTCAACGAATTAAACGGGCGATTTGACTATGATTTTTATTCACCTGAAAATCGTAAGTTATTTTCGAACTTGACGAATTTTAAAACTGTTCGTTTAGGCGATATATGTGAAATTGTAAAAACAAAAAGCAGAAAACTAAAAGACCCGAATTTAATTGTTGAATACGTTGAACTTTCCGACATCAACACACATTCTTACGAAATCATCAACTCTACAACAAGTCAAGTTCACGAATTACCAAGCAGAGCAAGTTATGAAATTGAACAAGGCGACATCATTACAGCAATCGCAGGAAATTCGGTTGGAACACGAAAACACGCAACAGCTTTGGTAACAGAAGATTTAGCAGGAAGTATTTGCACAAATGGTTTTAGAGTATTTCGAAACTTCAAAATTGACAGTTATTATTTGCTCTATTATTTGAAATCAGAAATGTTTTTAAAGCAAATGTTTATGTATCGAACAGGTGCAGCTATTCCAAATGTTTCAGACACAGATTTAGCGAACATTATCATTCATTTGCCCGAACAAAAAACGATTGACGACATCAGCAACAAAATGAAAAAAGCATTTGAACTGCGACAAGCATCGAAACAACAAATAGAAAGTATAGAATTAGAATTTGCATAA
- a CDS encoding UDP-N-acetylmuramate--L-alanine ligase, with amino-acid sequence MNISDFKNPFFIGVAGVGMSAIAQYLQGIGKNVSGSDRYFHPDEYNKTKEQLENEGIKCFLQDGSGITAETDLVVVSTAIEDTVYEVKKAKELGIPIIKRSQLLAMIAKSKKTVAVAGTSGKSTTSAMLFQILLDAGLEPSIISGAGLTSIIKQGKIGNAYVGKGDWLIIEADESDGSVVQYEPEIGLLLNIDKDHQEIDELIELFTIFKNNTKSLYIVNQSNALAKTLSANVNNDFGFETEAGFNAKNFKQEGFKLSFEIDNQEFTMNAIGQHTVENAAAAVAVANQIGVDLKTCAESLSKYEGIYRRHQILGQKNGVWVIDDYAHNPAKCAASIKACQPLAEKVVAWFQPHGYGPTRFLRNDFVEEISNTLRENDEIWMSEIFYAGGTAVKDISANDLIEDIKAKGKKAFFVEDRNQFLETVKPSLSENSVLLLMGARDPSLEEFCKDLYEKL; translated from the coding sequence ATGAATATTTCAGATTTTAAAAATCCTTTTTTCATAGGAGTTGCAGGAGTTGGGATGAGTGCAATTGCTCAATACTTGCAGGGAATTGGCAAAAATGTATCGGGAAGCGATAGATATTTTCATCCTGATGAATACAATAAAACTAAGGAACAACTTGAAAATGAAGGAATAAAGTGTTTTCTACAAGACGGAAGTGGAATTACTGCGGAAACTGATTTGGTAGTAGTTTCTACTGCGATTGAAGACACCGTTTACGAAGTAAAAAAAGCCAAAGAACTCGGAATTCCGATTATTAAAAGAAGTCAACTTCTCGCGATGATTGCGAAAAGTAAAAAGACGGTTGCTGTTGCGGGAACTTCAGGAAAATCAACCACTTCGGCAATGCTATTTCAAATTTTGTTGGATGCTGGTTTAGAGCCGTCCATTATTTCTGGAGCGGGTTTAACGAGCATTATTAAACAAGGAAAAATTGGCAATGCTTACGTTGGGAAAGGAGATTGGCTCATTATTGAAGCGGATGAAAGCGATGGTTCGGTTGTTCAATACGAACCAGAAATTGGTTTGCTTTTGAATATTGATAAAGACCATCAAGAAATTGATGAATTGATAGAACTTTTCACGATTTTTAAAAATAATACTAAAAGTTTATACATTGTAAATCAATCGAATGCATTAGCCAAAACTTTGTCGGCGAATGTAAATAACGATTTCGGTTTTGAAACTGAAGCTGGTTTTAATGCTAAAAACTTCAAACAAGAAGGTTTTAAATTAAGCTTTGAAATTGATAATCAAGAATTTACAATGAACGCAATAGGACAGCACACCGTAGAAAATGCTGCGGCTGCAGTTGCAGTTGCCAATCAAATTGGGGTAGATTTAAAAACTTGTGCCGAAAGTTTATCAAAATATGAAGGAATTTATCGTCGTCATCAGATTTTAGGACAAAAAAATGGAGTTTGGGTGATTGATGATTATGCTCACAATCCTGCAAAATGTGCTGCAAGTATTAAGGCTTGTCAACCTTTGGCAGAGAAAGTGGTGGCTTGGTTTCAACCGCATGGTTATGGACCGACAAGATTTTTGAGAAATGATTTTGTAGAAGAAATCTCGAATACACTTCGTGAAAATGATGAAATCTGGATGAGCGAAATTTTTTACGCAGGCGGAACCGCTGTGAAAGATATTTCTGCGAATGATTTAATTGAAGACATAAAAGCGAAAGGCAAAAAAGCTTTTTTTGTAGAAGATAGAAATCAGTTTTTAGAAACGGTAAAACCTTCATTATCAGAAAATTCGGTTTTATTGTTGATGGGAGCTAGAGATCCTAGCTTGGAGGAATTTTGTAAAGATTTGTATGAGAAGTTATGA
- a CDS encoding 5'-methylthioadenosine/S-adenosylhomocysteine nucleosidase family protein, which produces MKEININGTVYQNPLLVFALEVEAQEEFNDFQKIFTGVGKINAAYHLFKGIEKYNPDIVINLGTAGSTAFNKGNVVCCTQFIQRDMDVMALGFQKFETPFANGEIILEHGITLENIPNGICGSGDQFEMEHKNPEYNVIEMEAFALAKVSKEENIPFLCLKYISDGADGNAVDDWSTEVRKAAQKLRETLLK; this is translated from the coding sequence ATGAAAGAAATAAATATCAACGGAACTGTTTACCAAAATCCACTTCTGGTTTTTGCTTTAGAAGTAGAAGCACAAGAAGAGTTTAATGATTTTCAGAAAATTTTTACTGGAGTAGGGAAGATTAATGCAGCATATCATCTTTTTAAAGGCATAGAAAAGTACAATCCCGATATTGTCATCAATCTGGGAACCGCAGGAAGCACGGCTTTTAATAAGGGAAATGTGGTGTGTTGTACCCAATTTATCCAAAGAGATATGGATGTGATGGCACTCGGTTTTCAAAAATTTGAAACGCCTTTTGCGAATGGAGAAATTATTCTAGAACACGGCATCACTTTAGAAAATATTCCGAATGGAATTTGCGGAAGCGGAGACCAATTCGAAATGGAACATAAAAATCCAGAATACAATGTGATAGAAATGGAAGCATTTGCTTTAGCCAAAGTTTCTAAAGAAGAAAATATCCCTTTTCTTTGTTTAAAATATATTTCCGATGGTGCAGATGGAAACGCAGTAGATGATTGGAGTACTGAAGTAAGAAAAGCAGCCCAAAAACTCAGAGAAACCCTTCTAAAATAG
- the guaC gene encoding GMP reductase — translation MRIEYDIKLGFKDVMFRPKRSTLKSRSQVSLEREFIFRNSKKTWRGVPIIAANMDTVGTFEMATALAEEKIITAIHKHYTLEEWSAFLENSPESIYQYIAISSGTGSSDEEKIKEIISKFPKINFICIDVANGYSEHFVNFVKKVRANFPDKTIIAGNVVTGEMVEELILAGADIIKVGIGPGSVCTTRVKTGVGYPQLSAIIECADAAHGLGGHIIGDGGCKVPGDVAKAFGGGADFVMLGGMFAGHDESGGEMVEENGKKFRLFYGMSSKTAMEKHSGGVAEYRASEGKTVKVKYKGPVAETVKDILGGVRSTCTYVGASQLKELSKRTTFIRVQEQHNEVFGNE, via the coding sequence ATGCGCATAGAATATGATATAAAATTGGGCTTCAAAGACGTGATGTTTCGCCCAAAACGTTCTACTCTTAAATCTCGTTCTCAAGTAAGTCTAGAAAGGGAATTTATCTTTAGAAATTCTAAAAAAACTTGGCGTGGTGTTCCCATTATCGCTGCCAATATGGATACGGTAGGAACTTTTGAAATGGCAACGGCTCTTGCAGAAGAAAAAATCATTACCGCCATTCATAAGCATTACACGCTAGAAGAATGGTCGGCATTTCTAGAAAATTCTCCAGAAAGCATTTACCAATATATCGCCATCAGCTCTGGAACAGGAAGCAGTGACGAAGAAAAAATTAAAGAAATCATCAGTAAATTTCCAAAAATAAACTTCATCTGCATCGATGTAGCCAATGGTTATTCGGAACATTTTGTGAATTTTGTGAAAAAAGTTCGCGCAAATTTTCCAGATAAAACCATCATCGCAGGAAATGTGGTAACTGGCGAAATGGTAGAAGAACTCATTTTAGCTGGTGCAGATATTATAAAAGTAGGAATTGGGCCAGGTTCTGTGTGTACTACTCGAGTGAAAACTGGAGTGGGTTATCCTCAGCTTTCGGCGATTATAGAATGTGCAGATGCAGCGCATGGTTTGGGTGGACATATCATCGGTGATGGTGGTTGCAAAGTTCCGGGAGATGTAGCCAAAGCTTTTGGTGGAGGTGCAGATTTTGTAATGCTAGGCGGAATGTTTGCTGGTCACGACGAAAGTGGCGGTGAAATGGTAGAAGAAAACGGTAAAAAATTCAGATTATTCTACGGAATGAGTTCTAAAACCGCCATGGAAAAACACAGTGGTGGCGTTGCAGAATACCGTGCTTCTGAAGGAAAAACTGTAAAGGTAAAATACAAAGGACCAGTTGCGGAAACGGTAAAAGATATTTTAGGCGGAGTTCGCTCTACTTGTACGTATGTTGGCGCTTCTCAACTCAAGGAATTATCGAAAAGAACGACCTTTATCAGAGTACAAGAACAGCATAATGAAGTCTTTGGAAACGAATAG
- the rsmI gene encoding 16S rRNA (cytidine(1402)-2'-O)-methyltransferase, with amino-acid sequence MSGILYFVPTPIGNLEDMTFRAIKVLKEVDYILCEDTRTSGILLKHYEISKHLKSYHLHNEHAATEKVIADLKSGQNIAIITDAGTPGISDPGYLLGKACADEDLEMICLPGATAFVPALVVSGLPNHDFYFAGFLPQKKGRQTKLKQLAEEKKTIVLYESPHKINTTLEQIKEFFGENTKVSLSREISKKFEETKRGTIDELIAFSKSKTLKGEIVLIVNNAI; translated from the coding sequence ATGAGCGGAATCCTATATTTTGTTCCAACACCGATTGGAAACCTAGAAGATATGACTTTCAGAGCGATAAAAGTGCTGAAAGAAGTAGATTATATCCTTTGTGAAGACACCAGAACTTCGGGAATTTTGTTGAAACATTACGAAATTTCAAAACATCTAAAATCGTATCATCTTCATAATGAACACGCTGCAACCGAAAAAGTAATTGCAGATTTAAAATCTGGACAAAACATTGCCATTATTACCGATGCAGGAACTCCCGGAATTTCAGATCCTGGATATTTGCTCGGAAAAGCTTGTGCAGATGAAGATTTGGAAATGATTTGTTTGCCGGGAGCAACTGCTTTTGTTCCAGCTTTGGTGGTTTCGGGTTTACCAAATCACGATTTTTATTTCGCAGGGTTTTTACCTCAAAAAAAAGGCAGACAAACCAAACTGAAACAACTCGCCGAAGAAAAAAAAACCATTGTTTTATACGAAAGTCCGCATAAAATTAATACGACTTTAGAACAGATTAAAGAATTTTTCGGAGAAAATACCAAAGTAAGTTTAAGCCGTGAAATTTCTAAAAAGTTCGAAGAAACCAAACGTGGAACTATCGATGAACTCATTGCTTTTTCTAAAAGCAAGACCTTGAAAGGAGAGATTGTTTTGATAGTAAATAATGCTATTTAA
- a CDS encoding bifunctional UDP-N-acetylmuramoyl-tripeptide:D-alanyl-D-alanine ligase/alanine racemase, with translation MNYTTKEIAEITQSQIIGDKNLQIHHIAFDSRNIYSTLKTAFIAINTHKNSGEKYIPQAIEKGIKVIISENFYSEYDGITWIIVENSVKFLQDLAHYHIENHSIKTIGITGSNGKTIVKEWLYQCLWNEFPTVKSPKSFNSQIGLPISLLQTSEKHQVGIFEVGISKPQEMKTLEEIFSPKIGILTHIGTAHSSNFENELQLIKEKLILFKNSEIIIYNGDNEQVCKEIKTQYSDKKLISFGLKTHNDVKIICNYNDRNQEILVQYFSEKLSFPANQRDEATLTNALAVICILKEFGFTNEKIVEKINNLKAVEMRLESVNGVRNNLIINDSFNLDLDSLIIAYQFINQYNRDEKTLILSDIFDVKNDDVSLYHKVAEITNQQNFKQIFLVGNQISRFQEKFNAKTYTFSTTKELLESQQLNSIENQLILLKGARIFEFEKIKSHLELQKHDTVLEINLNAILHNINVHKSLLKPETKMCAMVKAYSYGLGGYEIAEFLQHHHIDYLGVAYADEGVDLRKNGITTPILVMNPEQGSYDVIIDYNLEPEIYSLRVLELFANQLQLKGIQQKYPIHIKVETGMHRLGFKEHEIDELVENLKKYNVKVASIFSHLSSADVPEEDDYTMEQIHTFQRVSSKISEALGYQPIRHILNTAGITYYSDYQFEMVRIGIGMVGISANPEVKKQLQSAVTFKTVISQISEVKQGESIGYNRKYKAEKDTRIATIPVGYADGIPRLIGNKKGFVGIHNQKVSIVGNICMDMLMVDLQNIKAKEGDEVIIFNGNPTLEEFSGYCQTIPYEVLTSISRRVKRIYIKD, from the coding sequence ATGAATTACACCACAAAAGAAATAGCAGAAATTACTCAATCTCAAATCATTGGGGATAAAAATCTGCAAATTCATCATATTGCTTTTGACAGCAGAAATATTTATTCTACCCTCAAAACTGCATTTATCGCCATCAATACTCACAAAAATTCTGGTGAGAAATACATTCCGCAAGCGATAGAAAAAGGAATTAAAGTCATTATTTCTGAAAATTTTTATTCAGAATACGACGGAATTACATGGATTATTGTAGAAAATTCTGTAAAATTTCTACAAGATTTAGCACACTATCATATTGAAAATCATTCTATTAAAACCATAGGAATTACGGGAAGTAACGGAAAAACCATCGTGAAAGAATGGTTATACCAATGTTTATGGAATGAATTTCCCACCGTGAAATCCCCAAAAAGTTTCAACTCACAGATTGGTTTACCGATTTCTCTGTTACAAACTTCGGAAAAACATCAAGTAGGAATTTTCGAAGTGGGAATTTCTAAACCACAAGAAATGAAGACTTTAGAAGAAATTTTTTCTCCTAAAATTGGAATTTTGACTCACATTGGAACAGCGCACTCTTCTAATTTCGAAAATGAACTTCAGCTGATTAAAGAAAAACTGATTCTTTTTAAAAATTCAGAAATTATTATCTATAATGGTGATAATGAGCAAGTTTGTAAAGAAATAAAAACGCAATATTCTGACAAAAAACTCATTAGCTTTGGTCTAAAGACTCATAATGATGTAAAAATTATCTGTAATTATAATGATAGAAATCAAGAAATTTTAGTTCAATATTTCTCAGAAAAATTGAGTTTTCCTGCGAACCAAAGAGACGAAGCTACATTGACCAATGCTTTGGCGGTAATCTGTATTTTAAAAGAATTTGGTTTTACCAACGAAAAAATAGTTGAAAAAATCAACAACCTGAAAGCGGTAGAAATGCGCTTAGAAAGTGTAAATGGAGTACGTAATAATTTGATTATCAATGACTCTTTTAACTTAGATTTAGACTCGCTCATTATTGCATATCAGTTTATTAATCAATACAATAGAGACGAAAAAACCTTAATTCTTTCGGATATTTTTGATGTAAAAAATGATGATGTTTCGCTGTATCATAAAGTGGCAGAAATTACCAATCAGCAAAATTTCAAACAGATATTTTTAGTTGGCAATCAAATTTCTAGATTTCAAGAAAAATTTAATGCTAAAACATATACTTTTTCTACCACAAAAGAATTATTAGAAAGTCAACAGCTCAATTCCATTGAAAATCAACTGATTCTGCTGAAAGGAGCAAGAATTTTTGAATTTGAGAAAATAAAATCACATTTAGAACTTCAAAAACACGATACTGTTTTAGAAATAAATCTCAATGCCATTCTGCATAATATTAATGTTCATAAGTCATTGCTAAAACCAGAAACCAAAATGTGTGCAATGGTAAAAGCCTATTCTTATGGACTTGGCGGTTATGAAATTGCAGAGTTTTTGCAACATCATCACATTGATTATCTGGGAGTTGCATACGCAGATGAAGGAGTAGACCTTAGAAAAAATGGAATCACCACGCCCATTTTGGTCATGAATCCTGAACAAGGCAGTTATGATGTGATTATAGATTATAATCTCGAGCCAGAAATTTACAGTTTGAGAGTATTAGAACTTTTTGCCAATCAATTGCAATTGAAGGGAATTCAGCAGAAATATCCTATTCATATCAAGGTAGAAACAGGAATGCATCGTCTTGGTTTTAAGGAACATGAAATAGATGAATTGGTTGAAAATCTTAAAAAATACAATGTAAAAGTTGCCAGTATTTTCAGCCATCTTTCTTCTGCAGACGTTCCTGAAGAAGATGATTACACGATGGAGCAAATTCATACATTCCAAAGAGTTTCTTCTAAAATTTCTGAAGCTTTGGGTTATCAACCCATCAGACATATTTTAAATACTGCTGGAATTACCTATTATTCTGATTATCAGTTTGAAATGGTAAGAATTGGAATAGGAATGGTAGGAATTTCTGCCAATCCCGAAGTGAAAAAACAATTACAAAGCGCTGTAACTTTTAAAACCGTAATTTCACAAATTTCTGAGGTAAAACAAGGAGAATCAATTGGTTACAACAGAAAGTACAAAGCAGAAAAAGACACCAGAATTGCTACCATTCCTGTAGGTTATGCAGACGGAATTCCAAGATTAATTGGCAATAAAAAAGGATTTGTAGGCATTCATAACCAAAAAGTATCCATCGTAGGAAATATTTGCATGGATATGTTAATGGTTGATTTACAGAATATTAAAGCTAAAGAAGGAGATGAAGTGATTATTTTTAACGGTAATCCTACTTTGGAAGAATTTTCTGGATATTGCCAAACCATTCCTTATGAAGTGCTTACTTCTATTTCTAGAAGAGTCAAAAGAATCTACATAAAAGATTAA